The DNA window TCGCTCGCACAGTGAGCCTGCGCGATTCGGCAATCTCTTTATCGGCCAGGTTGAGCTTGCTTTGCAGCTCCTGCAGGCGCTTGTTCAGGTCTTTTCTTTCGGCGCGCAGGGATGACACGTCTTTTTCCAGCTTCTTGCGCTCGTCATGCATGCGGGTCGGGTTCGCACGCACATAGTTATCGTGGGTCAGCTGCAGTGATTTATGCGCCAGCGCGGCGGTGACAATCTGATCGGCCATTGAATCAATTTCGCTCTGAAAGCTGATGGCCTTATTTTCCATTTGCAGCTTTTCCATCGCTGCCGCGTTTTCCACCTCCTCAATGCGATCGTCGGCATCCTGGCGAATACGGGCAATCTCACCCTGCAGTGGTGACAACTCGTTAAGCCGCGCCTGGAGTTCCTCAAGCGTGTCGCACAGTGCGTTATGAGTATCAGCGTTTTCGTTCAGGCGGGTGGCAAAATCAATATGGAGTTGTTCGACGGTGCCAATACACATTTCCAGCGCTCGCCGGTCGAGATCGTCACCGCCGATGCGCCGCAGGGTCAGGTTCAGCTGGTTGTAGATGGCCTGGAAAGACATTTCCAGAACTTCGTCAGTGATGGGGGTATCCAGCTCTGGTTGGGGAATTGCGCTCATAAATAACATTCCTTATTTTCATTTCATTAGATTTACTATGCTTTAGGTGATGGATATTAATCTGTAATTCTCCAATGGTCTATTCTTTTGCGCACAAAAAAGGGGCCTTAGCCCCTGTTCTTTCGGTTTATTTCAGTGGGTCAACCAGACCACCAGCCCCAGCACCAGAAACGGTATCAGGCAGCATGCCGGGCCAATCCAGGAAAAGCGACGTTGACGCGGAGGTGCCCCGTTGGCGTATTCTTCGGCACTCATACAGCCCATATAACTTACGGCCATCACGATCGTGTTATCGCTTAGATCAAGCTCCATATAAACACCAGCAACATCCCTCGCCGTCACGCGCTGATATGGCGATGTGATAATGGCGCTGCGACAGCGCCCACCTTCATCCATGAATGAAATATTGTAATAGTGCTCACGCATAGAATGGCTCCCAGTCGGTTGCCATTTGATCGTCATATCCCGGTTCGTGCGGCGCTTCACCGCCCAGGCCGTCATTGTAGACAAACAGCTCATTACTCACAGGCAGACCATATCGCAGGCAAAGTTCCTCAGCGTCTTCCGGTGAGGCAAGGGTAACAAAGTCTTGTCTACCGGCGCGGCGAACCGCAAAAACCTGATTAGTGCCTAAAGCTACATACGCAGTGCTAATATCCATCTCTGCCCTTTTCCTTCAAATCACCTAAATAACGTCATAATGCCCGACGCGAACGCCGGTAAACTCATGCAGCTACATCAACTTCACGCCAGAAACCATCATTTTCATGCGCTGGCATTAACGCGCCAGGGGATAGCTGAGAATACTGAATCATGGCTTCGGTGGCCTCATCCGGCGAGAAGGCCAGAACACAGTAATAGCCCTGCTCGCTCAGGCGACATAGCCACGTAATCTGTTCTTTGCTGGGTTTTCGTTTGCCGTGTTTCAGTTCGATACGCATTCCGTGATACGCGCCAGCTGGTAAATCGAGGCTCATATCCGGGTAGCCTTTCTTTTGGCCCTCGGCAGGCATGTCATTGGCCGTTTTTTTGGTGCGGTACCCGCCGTTTGGGGTGGCGTGCAGCAGGTCGTACATATCCGGGTGCTTGCGCTCCATGAAATCGAACACCTGCACCTGATCGTAATGTTCGTACCGCCCCTTTATCAGCTCCGGCTTTTTGACCAGCGCCGCCAGTGCGGCCGCATGAACTGAAACCTTCTTAACAGCGGCCAGGAAATCAACCCCAGACGCGCCGGAGGACCTTTTACCCGTCCTCCGGCCCTGCCGTTTGGTGTAACTTTCCAGCCACTCACTCGAAAACCGCATGAACACCCCGCGCAAATAATAATTGTAATTCTAACAATACAAATTGAAACACAATTATTAAAGAAATAGATAGCATAAATATAAGTTGCTTAACTATTTGCGGGGTGAGTAAAGGTTTCACCCGGATTAACGCCGGGGGGCGGCAGAGGGTCGCCATTGATAACTTGCAGAAGCACAAATTTTCTTATGCTGACGGCGGGTTTGCTTTCGAAGTTGCGTATCCGCCTGATGGGAGCGCCACGACTGCTTTATGACAAATCTTTCATGACTGTCTGGCTCGCGTAAATGCTGAGCGCGAAACTGCTGTACTTTGGCTTCGATCCACTTAGCGCCATCGGGTGAAATTGTAAATTTTGGACATGTCATTTTTAGGCCTTTACTGGAAGCTGGGGGGCATACTGCCGCCTTACGCAGAACGCAAGGCGGTACCCTATTGTTGATTATTGGAATTGCGTTTCACGCTGGCACAGATCAATTATTGCACCATCGGAAGGCATTTAATCTCGCAAAAAGCCCGGAATACACGGGCTTGCACAAGGGTTTATGCTTAAAGAGTCGCCAGTTTGTAGACGAGGCTTAATAACCAGACGCTTCCGAAAATGGACAGGGCGAGGGGCAACCAGATACGCAGGACGTTTTCGAATAACTGGAAAGCGCGGGCATCAGCTTGCTGGTGGTGGGAGTGTTTGACCGGCTGCACAAAATCACGCTGGGCAAATGCTTTCATGGTATAGTTCCTTTTGTTCAGGCGGGTTTCGGTCGCCAAACTCTGACCCGCTTTGGATGGGAAGCCCGACTTCGGTCGGGCTTTTTCTTAATGCATATCAAATCTAAGGCTTTTGCCAATTATGCACAAGTTTAATTTCCATTTATTTTTGTGCCTTCTATTTATCCGGTCTTGCGAACCAGCTCCTCGCGCGCCTTAGCCAGAAGCACGCCCCACTCGTGCCTGTCAAGTTCGCGCACAAGCCTCACCCTCTCGCCAGTTGCAGGGTTAATTATCCAGCACCACTCTTCCGGTTTATCATTCAGATGCAGCGAAAACACCGCCTGCGAGCGCTTATATCGCAGCTCGCAGCCATGCGCCTGCGCCAGCTCAGCCAGCTCACTTAAGTTGTAAAATTTTCTCGGGCGGTTGTTCATAGCGGCCTCTTATTTAAGTTTGTATTTCTCCACTGACTCATCGTAGCTCACGTAGTGATACGGCTCCGTATCGTCAGCGGACGGCATTACGCTGAGCAGATGATCAGCACTGAACATATTACCAGTATCCGCAACTTCATCAGCATAAAGATGTGCTGCAACCAGCGTTAATGCTGGACGGCGCATGCTATAAATCTCGGCCACGTCGCTGTCTACGATCTGCCCCCAGGTAATTATGCCGCGCTCCAGCAGCAAAGTTTTTAGCGCAGGCCACCACGGACCAAACGCCCGGTACGAAAGCGAATTAGCCGTAAGTCGTTGTTCCAGACCACGCAGGTACGCTTCTACAAAATCGCCCTCCTCCCTTCCATCCAGCGCATGCACGGTAAGGATCTCGTGCAGGTACTCTTCGGTTGGTAAAACGGTGTCGATTAACGTTGTCATAAGTCTTTTCGCCCGGCTTCCCGGGCGCTCCTGTGTTAGCTGACCAGTGCCTGAATATCACTGTGAATTTGTTCAATAGGGAATCGTGACGGCACAATCCACGCGGG is part of the Leclercia adecarboxylata genome and encodes:
- a CDS encoding VRR-NUC domain-containing protein yields the protein MRFSSEWLESYTKRQGRRTGKRSSGASGVDFLAAVKKVSVHAAALAALVKKPELIKGRYEHYDQVQVFDFMERKHPDMYDLLHATPNGGYRTKKTANDMPAEGQKKGYPDMSLDLPAGAYHGMRIELKHGKRKPSKEQITWLCRLSEQGYYCVLAFSPDEATEAMIQYSQLSPGALMPAHENDGFWREVDVAA
- a CDS encoding olxA, which encodes MTTLIDTVLPTEEYLHEILTVHALDGREEGDFVEAYLRGLEQRLTANSLSYRAFGPWWPALKTLLLERGIITWGQIVDSDVAEIYSMRRPALTLVAAHLYADEVADTGNMFSADHLLSVMPSADDTEPYHYVSYDESVEKYKLK